A region of the Stutzerimonas stutzeri genome:
GCTGTTTCCATAGACAAGTGGCTAGTCCGGCGCCGAGGATCGGCAGGAGAACTGGCCAAAGCGGTGCATGAAGGGTCAAAAATTCGCTCACGGACGATCCTTAGTTGCCGGGAACGGCGACCCCAAGCGTTCGGCTGCACCGATGTGGCGCGTGTCCACGCTGCCGAAACTGCGATAGGTCTGCAGCGCCAGCGCGGCGAAAAAAGCAGTCAGCGAAAATCCGATGACGATCGCCGTCAGTACCAGAGCTTGGGGCAGCGGGTTTGCAGCGTCGGCCGGTAAGCTGCTCTCCCCGGCGCGGATCACCGCCGGAACATTCGATACGATCCGCCCGGACAAGAAGATCACCAGGTTGATCGCGGCTGACAGCATGGTCACGCCCAAGAGGATTCGTACGATGTGCCGAGACAGGATCAGGTAAAGGCTGCAACCTGCGATCACGGCAATGGCGAGTGCAAAGATCAGATGCATGTCAGAGGCCCTCATAGAAACGCAGGATCAGAGAAAGGATGCCGCCCAGCACCACCAGGTAGACGCCGATATCGAACAGCAATGTCGTACCGATGTGAAAGCTACCGAGGACTGCCCACTGGTGTGTCAGGAACGAGTCGTCCAGCCAAATGCCTGGTAAACCGCCGAGCAGCGCGGCGAGGATGCCGAAGCCGATCACGGTCATCGGCTCGAAACGTAGGGCGGCGCGGGCTACCTCCACACCGCGAGCCAGCGCCAGGGTGGCAAACCCGGCAGCGGCGATCAGACCGCCGACGAAACCGCCCCCCGGCTCGTTGTGCCCGCGGTAAAGCACATAGAGCGAGACGATCAGCATCAGGCCGAAGAGAATCCGCGAAAAAGCGGCGAAGATGAGTGAGTTCATGAGGCGGTCCTCTTACGCGACGCCGCGCCTCGCAGGAGCCCCCACACGCTCATCGCGGCAAACGCCACCACTATCACCTCACCAAGCGTATCGATGGCCCGGAAGTCGACCAGCACCACATTGACCACGTTTCGGCCATGGGCTTGCAGGTAGCTGGTTGCGGCATAGAAATCAGAGATCCGCCCGTCCAGAGGCAATGCCACCGTGGCGGCCAGTGCAACGAATATCACTAGGGCAAAACCTACAGAGAGCAGAATATCCAGGCGTTTTTCCCGTGGTTGGCGGGTCGAGGCTGCGCGCTCCGGGATGCGCAGCAGCAGTGCTACCAGAATCAGCACCAGCAGCACCTCAACCGAGAACTGGGTGAGCGCCACGTCTGGTGCTCCGTTGAGCAGGAAGATAAGTGCCGAGCCAAAACCCACCACGCCGACCGCGATCATCGCGCGCAGTAGTGAAGGGGTACGGGTGGCAGCGAAAGCGCCGAGGCACATCAGCAGCAGCACGATGACCGAGGGTAGGTCGAAACGTCCGCCAGTCAGGGTGAACACCGGGCGGGTACCGCTGGCCAGTACGCCGTAGCCGATGATCAACAGCACCGCCGCTGCGACGGTGGACGTGTAGCGATGCTGGTCTCCGTTCTGCAAGAACCTCGTGCAGCGCTCAGCCAGCCGCAGGGTGCCGGCGAACAGCGCATTGAAGCCGAAATCGCCGAGCACCCGCGCCAGCGCTTTCTTCAGCGACAGCGCATAGTGAATGCGATGCCAGTAGGCGATCAGCCCGCCGGCAAATGCGACCACGGTTGCGCTCAGCGCGAGCATCGGCGTGAAACCGTGCCAAAGCGAGAAGGACAGGTCCACGGTATGCCCGACCAGCACATCGTTGGCCGGCTGTATCAGCCCGCGCACAAGAAAATCCGGTGCCAGGCCGAATAGGAAGCCCAGACCGCCCAGAACCAGCGGGCCAAGGTACAGGCCCAGCGTCTCCGGATGCTTCACCTCGCTGCGGGTCTTGCCAAGGTAGTAGGGACGGATTGCCGCCACCCCGGCGATTGCCGCGAATACCGCGTTGACGAGCACCGCCACAGCGACTACGACCCAGCCGGTAGAGGCATTCAATTGGCTTTCGAACAGGTATTCCTTGGTGATGAAGCCCAGCGTCGGCGGCAATCCGGCCATCGAGATCGCTGCCATGCCAGCTGCCAGCGTTGTCATCGGCAGGCGTCTGGCAAGCCCGCCGATCTTGCTCAGGCGCCCCTCACCTACTGCATGGATGGTGGTACCGGCGCAGAAGAACAGCGCCGCCTTGTACAGCGCATGGGCGATGATGAAGGCGATCAGCGCGGTGACTGAATAATCCCCGTCAAGCCCTATCAGCATCACCAGCACCCCCAGTGAACCCACCGTGGAATGCGCCAGGACTTCCTTGAACCCATCGGTGGACAGCGCCCTAACCGCCGCCACCAACATGGTCAGGCTACCGACGATGACCAGGGTTGAGCCGAAAGCCGGGATGCCCTCGAATATGAGGTCGAAGCGGGCCAGCAGGTACACGCCCAGTTTGACCATGGTCGCCGAGTGCAGAAAGGCCGAGGCCGGTGCCGGCGCTTCCATCGCCTGGGGTAACCAGAAATGGAACGGAAGCTGCGCGGACTTGGTGAAGGCCCCGAGCATGATCAGGATCATCGCCGGCACCGCTAGAGGACTGGCCAGCAGCTCAGGTGCACGCTGTGCAACCTCGGACAGCGAAAAAGTGCCCAGCGCGATACCGATCAGCAAAATACCGCCGAACAAAGCCAACCCGCCGCCGCCGGTCACAATCAGTGATTGCAGGGCGGCCTTGCGCGCTTGAGCGCGGTGGGAGTTGAAGCCGATCAGCATGAACGACAACAGGCTGGTCGCCTCCCAGAACACGAACATCACAATCAGGTTATCCGATAGGACGGTTCCCAGCATCGCGGTCATGAACAGCAGTATCAGGGTCAGAAAGCGCGCGCCCTCTTCCCTTGGTGAATGCGAGAAATAAGCGCCTGCGTAGATCGTGACCAGCGTGCCTATGCCGGTAATCAGAAGGACGAACAGCAGTGCAAAGCCGTCGAGACGAAAGCTCAGCGAAATGCCCAGCGCCGGTACCCATTCCAGCGTTTCGATGATGACCCCGCTTTCCGGGAGGCTGGCGCCCTTCACCAGAAAGAACACGA
Encoded here:
- a CDS encoding Na(+)/H(+) antiporter subunit B, coding for MNSLIFAAFSRILFGLMLIVSLYVLYRGHNEPGGGFVGGLIAAAGFATLALARGVEVARAALRFEPMTVIGFGILAALLGGLPGIWLDDSFLTHQWAVLGSFHIGTTLLFDIGVYLVVLGGILSLILRFYEGL
- the mbhE gene encoding hydrogen gas-evolving membrane-bound hydrogenase subunit E — translated: MLAAVLISFLGAILARFIVGRTFPHGGWVASLLPAGLFVFFLVKGASLPESGVIIETLEWVPALGISLSFRLDGFALLFVLLITGIGTLVTIYAGAYFSHSPREEGARFLTLILLFMTAMLGTVLSDNLIVMFVFWEATSLLSFMLIGFNSHRAQARKAALQSLIVTGGGGLALFGGILLIGIALGTFSLSEVAQRAPELLASPLAVPAMILIMLGAFTKSAQLPFHFWLPQAMEAPAPASAFLHSATMVKLGVYLLARFDLIFEGIPAFGSTLVIVGSLTMLVAAVRALSTDGFKEVLAHSTVGSLGVLVMLIGLDGDYSVTALIAFIIAHALYKAALFFCAGTTIHAVGEGRLSKIGGLARRLPMTTLAAGMAAISMAGLPPTLGFITKEYLFESQLNASTGWVVVAVAVLVNAVFAAIAGVAAIRPYYLGKTRSEVKHPETLGLYLGPLVLGGLGFLFGLAPDFLVRGLIQPANDVLVGHTVDLSFSLWHGFTPMLALSATVVAFAGGLIAYWHRIHYALSLKKALARVLGDFGFNALFAGTLRLAERCTRFLQNGDQHRYTSTVAAAVLLIIGYGVLASGTRPVFTLTGGRFDLPSVIVLLLMCLGAFAATRTPSLLRAMIAVGVVGFGSALIFLLNGAPDVALTQFSVEVLLVLILVALLLRIPERAASTRQPREKRLDILLSVGFALVIFVALAATVALPLDGRISDFYAATSYLQAHGRNVVNVVLVDFRAIDTLGEVIVVAFAAMSVWGLLRGAASRKRTAS
- a CDS encoding NADH-quinone oxidoreductase subunit K; amino-acid sequence: MHLIFALAIAVIAGCSLYLILSRHIVRILLGVTMLSAAINLVIFLSGRIVSNVPAVIRAGESSLPADAANPLPQALVLTAIVIGFSLTAFFAALALQTYRSFGSVDTRHIGAAERLGSPFPATKDRP